The Gammaproteobacteria bacterium DNA window AATTTGACATATCTCGATCTCCAATAGTTTTATAAATTCTTCTATGGTCTTATTAGCTTTAGCACTAGTAGTTAAATGTGTATGTCTGATGCAAGTACACTAAAAATATCTGTGCATTAGCCTAGCTAGCCACCCTCGTCCTGGAGGATGCCCAAAAAAAGGTTCCGTATATTAGCAAATACTTTTAAACGAGTCTTGTGATATCTAACCCATATCGGTACATTTATATGATGCCCCTTGCCTGCACCCTATTGGGCCCCTATTATTCAAACACCTAGTTAATCACCAGTCTAAATTATTTGCCTTATCAGGCTCCTATATAATATAAAAATTAACATAAATTACAAAGGCTTACAGAACATGTTTAAGACAGCAGATTTATGTGACGATCATTCCGATTCGTTATCTATTGCTCAACCTCTGTTTCAAGATTATGGGAAAAATATTTCCTTCAGCGGTGAAATCTCAACCGTAAAATGCTTCGAAGATAACTCACTGGTCAGAAAGCAACTAGAACAGGACGGCAAAGGCCGGGTATTAGTCGTTGATGGCGGCGGTTCTACTCGATGTGCCATGGTTGGCGATATCCTGGCTCAAATGGGAGCAGATAATGCGTGGAATGGGATCATTGTCTATGGATGCATCCGTGACTCTGGCGTCATCGCCACTATTGGTATTGGCGTCAAAGCCATAGGCACGCTACCTTTAAAAAGTGTTAAAAAAGGTGAAGGTGAAATTGATATTCCAGTTCACTTTGCTGATGTTGATTTTATTCCCGGCCAGTTTGCTTATGCTGATGAAGACGGCATTATTTTATCGTCGACTAAACTCATCTAATTTATAAACATATAACCAGTAGATCCTAATTGTGAAAAATTTTGCCGAATCATTAGCATTCGACATTCATTGTATAGATGTCGATTATATGCGCCCGCGTTTGGCATGTAGCTACCTAGTAATCCATCAAGGTAAAGCAGCCTTTATTGATTGTGGCACTAGTCTCACCGTGCCTCGCCTATTATCTGTATTACATGAGTGCAAACTCGACCTTACTGATGTTGAATATGTCATCCCTACACATATTCATTTAGATCATGCTGGAGGTGCAGGAGTTCTGATGCAGAAGTTTCCAAATGCTAAACTGGTTGTTCATCCAAAAGGTGTTCGACACCTTATTGACCCACAACGTTTAATTGATAGCGTACGACAAGTGTATGGTGATGAACTTTATGATTCTTTATACGGAGAAATCATTCCAGTTGATGAGCATCGTGTTATTGCTGCAGAAGATAATTACTGCATCGATCTAAATGGCCGATCCATACAAGTTGCAGATACGCCGGGACATGCTCGCCACCATTTCTGTCTATATGATGAACTCAGTAATGGTTGGTTTACTGGAGATACATTTGGCCTCTGTTACCCTGACATTAGCATCAGCACAGGACACTACTTATTACCTACAACATCCCCTGTCCAATTTGAACCCGACGCATGGCAACAGACTATAAAACGGCTGTTAGAGAAAAACCCACAACGGATGTATCTGACACATTTCGGCATGGTTGAAGATGTACAACAACTTGCAAATAAACTCAGCCAAGACTTAGTTGCATACACCGAGATTGCTTTATCACAAAAGAATCAAAATCATCGTGTTGATAAGCTAAAAGAATCACTAACTCAATATACATTGAATGAATTACGTGAGTTAAAGTGCTCACAAGAAGAAGCAATAATACTTGAACTCCTCAAAACCGACATCACGCTTAATGCTCAAGGCTTAGATGTCTGGCTACAACGCCAAGAAAAATCAAAATAATTGATTAACATTGTGGCTGTTTAAATAGATGCTAACACACTAAATCGGTACAATTATGCAACTAATCACTCAATCAAATAAATTCTCATACAGACATCTAGCTTATGCTCATTAAAGCCATCCTAAAAAAACCGATTGTTGCGTTGATTTTGATAATTGCAGTAGTAGCAAGTTTATCTATCAATATCCAATATATTAATATTGACGCATCACCTGACTCTCTATTATTAGACAGTGACCCTGATTTAGAATTTTACCGTGAGGTACACAGAGAATATGGCTCCGATGAATACATTATCGTCGGCTTTCAGCCTACTAAAGACCTATATCAACAAGAAACAATTGAATTCATACAAAAATTAACTGAAGAATTAAAAACAGCTCCAGGTATTTCAGGCGTTAATAGTATTACTAATGTTCCTCTTTTGCAGCAGTCTCGCAGCAAAGGTGAAGATGGTGTATCTGCTTTTCAGAATTTAATTAATCCAAACGTTGACATAGCCAGCGCCGCAGAAGAATTTGCTACAAGTCCGATCTACTCTTCTAACCTGGTTAGTCTTGATACCAAATCAACAGCAATAAAAGTTGACATCCAAAAGAACCAAGAATTGGTTTCACTTATACAACAAAAATATATCCTATTAGATCAGCTAGACGACTCAGCCAATCATGAAAACCAAGCGTTAGAAAATCAGCTAGATGATATTAATTCCAATATACCGATACAAAGAGCCATTATTAATCAGCGCTATAAAGATGCATTAGAAGACATACGATTAACGATAAGTAATTATGATGATCAAGGTAAATTTTATTTGGCTGGCGCACCATTAATTGCTAACGATATAAAAACATTTATCAATAACGATGTTCGTGTATTTGGTATCAGCATGATCGCTATAATGTTTATTGTATTATTTCTGTTTTTCCGCAGACTATCCTGGGTACTTTTATCTTTGGTTTGTGCATTTTTAAATGTACTTATGGTTTCTGGTTTAATTGGATTATTTGGATTGCAACTGACTATTATTTCTTCAAATTTTGTTGCTCTATTAATTATATTTTCTATCACACTCTCTATTCATGTAATCATCCGCTACCAAGAAGTATCAAGCAAAAACCCAGATGACTTAGACAACAATCTTGCAAACGCCGTAAAACAGATTGCCACGCCTTGCATTTACATGGTAGCCACATCAGCGATAGCATTTATTTCCTTAATTGTGAGCGATATTCAGCCAGTGATATTTTTTGGTTTGATAATGGTAATGGGATTACTATGCGCATTCTTACTGACTTTTACTGTGCTGCCTATTTTAATCCACTTATTTAAACCTATAGT harbors:
- a CDS encoding MBL fold metallo-hydrolase — protein: MKNFAESLAFDIHCIDVDYMRPRLACSYLVIHQGKAAFIDCGTSLTVPRLLSVLHECKLDLTDVEYVIPTHIHLDHAGGAGVLMQKFPNAKLVVHPKGVRHLIDPQRLIDSVRQVYGDELYDSLYGEIIPVDEHRVIAAEDNYCIDLNGRSIQVADTPGHARHHFCLYDELSNGWFTGDTFGLCYPDISISTGHYLLPTTSPVQFEPDAWQQTIKRLLEKNPQRMYLTHFGMVEDVQQLANKLSQDLVAYTEIALSQKNQNHRVDKLKESLTQYTLNELRELKCSQEEAIILELLKTDITLNAQGLDVWLQRQEKSK
- a CDS encoding MMPL family transporter, which produces MLIKAILKKPIVALILIIAVVASLSINIQYINIDASPDSLLLDSDPDLEFYREVHREYGSDEYIIVGFQPTKDLYQQETIEFIQKLTEELKTAPGISGVNSITNVPLLQQSRSKGEDGVSAFQNLINPNVDIASAAEEFATSPIYSSNLVSLDTKSTAIKVDIQKNQELVSLIQQKYILLDQLDDSANHENQALENQLDDINSNIPIQRAIINQRYKDALEDIRLTISNYDDQGKFYLAGAPLIANDIKTFINNDVRVFGISMIAIMFIVLFLFFRRLSWVLLSLVCAFLNVLMVSGLIGLFGLQLTIISSNFVALLIIFSITLSIHVIIRYQEVSSKNPDDLDNNLANAVKQIATPCIYMVATSAIAFISLIVSDIQPVIFFGLIMVMGLLCAFLLTFTVLPILIHLFKPIVNTSQSKNSSSILNDILNVIRQSKPVMASSIFLIAAISIYGITQITVENRFIDYFKADTEIYQGLIFIDQELGGTVPLEILLEAPEKNIDDNEELEEDDEFADYLEEEEDSFTQQSYWYNRRGINKVKTVHDYLESLDQVGKVLSISSTEKVFRQLAKGEELEDFHLALIHKKVPENIKDVLINPYISKQGNQARIVARIKDSDHTLIRNDLLNKIDSDINANLISNGESIRLSGISVLYNNVLQSLYQSQILTLGTVFICILIMLLILFRSFSLAVIGTLPNIFTAFFILGAMGLLKIPLDIMTITIAAITIGIGVDYAIHYIHRFKKEINNGANYQQAIGTVQLTVGKALYYTSITVTLGFIILVTSSFKPSIYFGLFTSIAMIVSLLATFTIIPLLINWIKPIKLT
- the rraA gene encoding ribonuclease E activity regulator RraA; this translates as MFKTADLCDDHSDSLSIAQPLFQDYGKNISFSGEISTVKCFEDNSLVRKQLEQDGKGRVLVVDGGGSTRCAMVGDILAQMGADNAWNGIIVYGCIRDSGVIATIGIGVKAIGTLPLKSVKKGEGEIDIPVHFADVDFIPGQFAYADEDGIILSSTKLI